The proteins below come from a single Bactrocera dorsalis isolate Fly_Bdor chromosome 5, ASM2337382v1, whole genome shotgun sequence genomic window:
- the LOC125778845 gene encoding transcription factor Adf-1-like: protein MVIDDLKLIREVKIRPYFYVKGLTGYRNSTLRKKGWEQIGGIFETTGEECCTRWRVIRDRYVKLIAKKGANKPLTGYDENWTLYKHLGFLKAHIKPRTYKFKQSAANAEAEDEVDEHEFIQNISYEDTFDEELTKYESSVEAEESLMSIPDMDCNDDLPIEITTAEPYVQSTVPDVTPQCSEFQEKFSAFTKRVEFLLKQRQTNASDDKNEAFYRMIGVKLAELPEDEQEDAKLHIISHVFERVKTYKQKMRSLNSTHN, encoded by the exons ATG gtTATAGACGATTTGAAGTTAATTCGTGAAGTAAAAATACGACCATATTTCTATGTGAAAGGCTTAACTGGCTATCGAAATTCGACGCTACGCAAAAAAGGTTGGGAACAGATTGGCGGCATTTTCGAAACAACGG gCGAAGAATGTTGCACACGTTGGCGTGTTATAAGAGACCGTTACGTAAAATTGATTGCCAAAAAAGGTGCGAACAAACCCTTAACGGGTTACGATGAAAACTGGACACTTTACAAGCATTTAGGCTTTCTAAAGGCACACATTAAGCCTAGAAC TTATAAGTTCAAGCAGAGCGCTGCTAACGCTGAAGCTGAAGATGAAGTTGACGAGCACGAGTTTATACAAAACATTTCCTATGAAGACACTTTCGATGAAGAGCTAACCAAATATGAGTCCAGCGTGGAGGCTGAGGAATCGCTTATGTCCATACCTGATATGGATTGTAATGATGATTTGCCAATCGAAATCACCACGGCTGAACCGTACGTGCAATCCACCGTACCTGACGTAACACCGCAATGTAGTGAATTCCaagaaaaattttcagcttttacAAAGAGAGTGGAATTCTTGCTGAAGCAGCGGCAGACCAACGCGTCGGATGATAAAAATGAAGCTTTCTATCGTATGATCGGCGTTAAGCTGGCCGAATTGCCGGAAGATGAGCAGGAAGATGCCAAATTGCACATCATCTCGCACGTTTTCGAAAGGGTGAAGACGTATAAACAAAAGATGCGCTCGCTTAATAGTACACATAATTAG